The Acidimicrobiia bacterium genome contains the following window.
TGACTCCGTCGTCATACGTCGGACGAGAGTCGTCGCTGCGAATGATGCCCAGGGGGGTGGGTCCCGTCGGAGAGTGACTGAGACGACTTAGGGCGAACGCCATGGTCATATTGGTCTGATCGTGGACGAGGATGGCCGTTTCATCCACCGACGCAGCATCGACGATCGTCGCTTCACCGTTGTGGAAGATCACTGCCTTTTCCATGTCCTGACCGAACCGAATCGGCTTGCCGTGCTCGAGATAGATACGGTTGCTATCGCGGTCTTCTTTACCGGTCAAGGCGATGAATGCCTTGTCGTTGAAGACGTTGCAGTTTTGGTAGATCTCGACAAACGCCGACCCCTGGTGAGCGTAAGCAGCCTCCAGGATTTCAACGGTGTGCTTGGTGTCCATGTCGAGGGTGCGGGCTGCAAACGTCGCTTCGGCTCCCAACGCCAAGGACATTGGATTGAACGGGTAATCGATCGAGCCCATCGGTGAAGACTTGGTTCTTTTCCCGACTTCGGACGTTGGCGAGTATTGGCCTTTGGTAAGACCATAGATCTGGTTATTGAACATAAGGATCTTGATGTTCACGTTGCGACGGAGCGCATGAATCAAGTGATTGCCGCCGATGGACATCATGTCGCCATCGCCACCGACCACCCACACCGATAGATCGGGGCGGGCAGTCGCTAAACCGGTGGCCACCGCCGGCGCTCGACCGTGGATCGAATGCATGCCATAGGTCGACATGTAATAGGGGAACCGGGCCGCGCACCCAATTCCCGAGATGAATACGGCGTTCTCTTTGACGATGCCCGACGCTGCCATGAACTTTTGAACCGAGGCGAGGATCGTGTAGTCGCCGCAGCCAGGGCACCAGCGAACCTCTTGGTCCGACTGGAAATCGCCCCGGGTATATTCGATCGTCGTCATTTAGATCATCTCCCGGATTTTCGTTTCGATCTCGGTAACCTTGAAAGGCAAGGCGGATACTTTGTTCAGTCCGACCGCATCGACGAGATACTCGGCTCGGAGTAATCGAATCAACTGACCGTTGTTCAGTTCAGGTACGAGCACCCGTTCATAGGATCTGAGCACTTCGCCCAGGTTCGCCGGGAAGGGGTTGAGATGTCGCAAGTGGACGTGAGCGACGGGCTTGCCGTCGTTTCGGACCCGCCGTACGGCCGCCTTGATGACCGGGAGGGTCGAGCCCCAGCCGATCACCAGGGTCCTGGCACCGTCGGGGTCGTCGACTGCGACCGGCGGGATGTCATTGGCGATATTTGCAACCTTCCAGGCCCGGGTGTCTGTCATGAGCTGGTGGTTCGCCGGGTTGTATGACACGTTGCCGGAGACCTCTTCCTTCTCGAGGCCACCGATACGGTGTTCGAGACCGGGAGTTCCCGGTACCGCCCACTGGCGGGCGAAGGTGAGCGGGTCACGCACATATGGCAGGAACTCTCCCGCCGGACCGTTGGGTTTCGTGGCGAACCGCACCGTGAAATCAGGCAGCGAATCCCGTTCGGGAAGACGCCAGGGTTCCGACCCGGTTGCCACACTATTGTCCGAGAGCAGCAGGACCGGTGTCATGTATTTCAAGGCGATTCGGATGGCCTCAATAGCCGCATCATAGGCATCTGACGGCGAGCTGGCAGCCACGATCGGCAGGGGAGACTCGCCGTGGCGACCGTACATGGCGAACAGCAGATCGGACTGTTCGGGCTTGGTCGGCAGACCGGTTGATGGTCCGCCTCGTTGCACATTGATGACGATGAGTGGCAGTTCGGTCATCATCGCCAGCGACAACGCTTCCGATTTCAGCGCGAGACCAGGACCACTCGTTCCGGTCACGGCCAAATGGCCGCCGAACGCCGCGCCAATACTGGCCGAGATTGCGGCAATCTCATCCTCGGCCTGGAAGGTACGCACGCCGAAATTCTTGTGGCGGGACAATTCGTGAAGAATATCCGATGCCGGGGTGATCGGGTACGAACCATAAAAGAGCGGAAGCCCGGCGGCCTTCGCACCGGCGATCAATCCCCAGGCGAGCGACAGGTTGCCGGAAATGGTCGTGTACTCGCCGGGTGGCAGTTTTGCCGGCTTGACGGAAACCGCCGAGTTCATAGTCGCCTCGGTGGTCAGCCCGAAGTTGTAGCCCGCTTTGAGTGTGGCGATATTGGCGGCTGCGACTTCGGGCTTCTTGCCAAATTTGGCTTCGATCCATTGGGTGGTTGGTTCAAGCGGTCGGCTGTACAACCAGGCCATGAGACCCAGTGCGAACATATTCTTCGAGCGAAGTACATCGCGTCCCGAAACGCCCGTGTCCTTGACGGCTTCTTTGGTAAGGGATTCCATCGGCGCTTCAATGACTTTGTATCCATCCAGTGAGCCATCGGTCAACGGGTTGGTTTCGTAACCGGCCTTGGCCAGGTTGCGTTCTTCGAACGCTTCTGTGTTGATAACTATGGTACCCATTGGGCGGAGGTCCGCCAGGTTGGACTTGAGGGCGGCCGGATTCATGGCCACCAGCACATCCGGTTCGTCCCCGGCGGTCAGGATGTCGAAATCGGCAATCTGAACCTGGAAAGAGGAAACCCCCGGCAGCGTCCCGGCCGGGGCGCGGATTTCAGCGGGGAAACTGGGAAAAGTCGCCAGGTCGTTACCAAAAGCGGC
Protein-coding sequences here:
- a CDS encoding 2-oxoacid:acceptor oxidoreductase subunit alpha, which translates into the protein MVSTTIEDVEPEFLDKVIIRFAGDSGDGMQLAGNRFTDASAAFGNDLATFPSFPAEIRAPAGTLPGVSSFQVQIADFDILTAGDEPDVLVAMNPAALKSNLADLRPMGTIVINTEAFEERNLAKAGYETNPLTDGSLDGYKVIEAPMESLTKEAVKDTGVSGRDVLRSKNMFALGLMAWLYSRPLEPTTQWIEAKFGKKPEVAAANIATLKAGYNFGLTTEATMNSAVSVKPAKLPPGEYTTISGNLSLAWGLIAGAKAAGLPLFYGSYPITPASDILHELSRHKNFGVRTFQAEDEIAAISASIGAAFGGHLAVTGTSGPGLALKSEALSLAMMTELPLIVINVQRGGPSTGLPTKPEQSDLLFAMYGRHGESPLPIVAASSPSDAYDAAIEAIRIALKYMTPVLLLSDNSVATGSEPWRLPERDSLPDFTVRFATKPNGPAGEFLPYVRDPLTFARQWAVPGTPGLEHRIGGLEKEEVSGNVSYNPANHQLMTDTRAWKVANIANDIPPVAVDDPDGARTLVIGWGSTLPVIKAAVRRVRNDGKPVAHVHLRHLNPFPANLGEVLRSYERVLVPELNNGQLIRLLRAEYLVDAVGLNKVSALPFKVTEIETKIREMI
- a CDS encoding 2-oxoacid:ferredoxin oxidoreductase subunit beta; translated protein: MTTIEYTRGDFQSDQEVRWCPGCGDYTILASVQKFMAASGIVKENAVFISGIGCAARFPYYMSTYGMHSIHGRAPAVATGLATARPDLSVWVVGGDGDMMSIGGNHLIHALRRNVNIKILMFNNQIYGLTKGQYSPTSEVGKRTKSSPMGSIDYPFNPMSLALGAEATFAARTLDMDTKHTVEILEAAYAHQGSAFVEIYQNCNVFNDKAFIALTGKEDRDSNRIYLEHGKPIRFGQDMEKAVIFHNGEATIVDAASVDETAILVHDQTNMTMAFALSRLSHSPTGPTPLGIIRSDDSRPTYDDGVSAQLASAKATKGEGNIDDLIRSLGTWTVK